In the Salvia miltiorrhiza cultivar Shanhuang (shh) chromosome 8, IMPLAD_Smil_shh, whole genome shotgun sequence genome, tgACTCAGAAATCTCCTGGATTCAAGACTTACACCGTTGAAAacctatttgagtctagttttgtttaaaaaaaagtagagtgaaaaactccaagtggtctAAGATATATGGGTGTTtgcccacagtctaccagattcggcagttttgcacgactggaagctaggatttttgaaaaatagtaaacgttagCCAAATGGTTTGAAATTTGATGTGAATCTATATAACAAAGGTATATTTccaccataaaaatttgggaggctgaatgtTTTTGAAAGATACTGAAACGTGTGACTCTAAAAACTGCCCTTCCAAATTTCCGGTAGAATTTTGCAGTAGAAGTTTTATATTTTACAAaagtagtaaacgaagtccaaatgacttgaaattttaccagcaTTCTCAAGATACATATCTCTACacactgtaaaattttgaagatttttagacgagggaaacctcgtcgactcatcagtccagaacgtaagaaaatttctcaaaatggttgaaataaCAACATTTATACATATCATCTTAGATCTATAATTTCAccaccattctcatgcattttcacaCCAAGAACTCATCATTCTTCACATATCATAACATATAACCCTCTTAAGGGTTTTCAAGAATATATCTTCCCttctcatgcatctaacatgtAGAGGTGTATAAGCATATGAAAAATAGTTGAAAGTTGAAGTTCATAGCTCTTTCCTTCaccataattttcgaaaatcatagAGGTAGAGAAGGGAttatcatgcttcaatatgcttcaatatacatgcttattcatcatgaaaatatatatacataacataAGAGAAGGATTTGAAGGTTACTACCAACAAATCAAGGAAGGTGGAGTAGAGGGTGGTGCGTAGGATTCTTGAAGCTTGTGCTTGAAGGTTGGAGCACTCTTGGTGGCTTTAGTGTGAAGGTAGAACACTTTTGGGCTTCCTTAACTCTTACTATAATTGGTGAAACAAGAAAAGAAGggtggtggagtgaggaggggAGGGCTGccgaaaataaagaagaagaagaagagagggagagaaagctTGGCATTGATGAGAAGTGATGGTGTGATCTTTCCCATTAATGCCCAATCTTGTAGTAAATAGGGAGTTAATGTGTGAGGATGTCATGAAGTGAAGTGTGCaggagagtgagaagagagaatgagagaagagagaagagtgagggacgagagagagggagatgagagagaggtgtgcatGTGCTTGTGAGAGCTTGAAGTGTGGAGGGATGTTGGCTAGAGAGAGTAGGCCTTAGATGGCTTACTATGCTTGCATGTGCTTCATTTAAGGTGGAGAAAGAGAAGAGTGTGAGAGAGAGGTAGAGACggagagagagatcgagcaagagggggggggggggggagaagtGTGAGCATGTGCATGTGTGAGCTTGAGAAGGGGGATTGTGTTGGCTAGTTAGATTAGCCTTTTAGGGGCTCCTTAATGGTGCATGTGATCTCCATTTATGGGGGAAGAGAAGAGTAATGTGGGAGAGGGGGGGGAGTGCGTGAgggtgagagggagagagagaccgagaggaagagagagtgagagagatcgacagagtgagagagagtgagaaagaaagagagaggtatatatatatatatatatctatataggggtgggctaccgtgagagcacatcttaaaataagaaataagagcaatttttaatgtatgaattttatgtagaacacgtatgaattcgctgtataaaagtatgaattgtgaaaaataattttttgctacctttgggattcgaactcaggaccataaatccatccgaCAGGATTACGAACCAACCGttgatcttgatgatctaagggctgaaaatgattcttattttatatcttaagaaatgctcttattttagcccttccctatatatatatatatatatatatatatagggagaggttcaggaaagaaccataaataaaaaaagaacggagaaccattttcagccattcgatcatcaagatctacggtggatgcatcatcttgttggatgaatgcaggtcctgggttcgaatcctgaagggagcaattttttttatttttttgagtgcattaattttaacagcgaatgcattaatttttacagtgaatgcattagatttgatggtttctcccgttctcacaaataatgtagttctctctagaaccacaccctatatatatatatatatatatatatatatatatatatataattgattaattataactcttatttagtgtgtaggaatatatcccaagaaaatatatctattcacgtgtgaggaaaaattatctcaattatgatattactaatatcataataacaatgcatcaataaataatatgtgaatattctactaagtaaaatatttatatcacatagacatttcaataaaaatatagggcgagGATAGGTTTCTCTATAATAGAATTTATAAGACTCGAGAGAATAATATCGCCTCTTATTAAACTCTCAaaatttcttatctcatttattcgcccacgtgcataattaCTCTAGCTACTAATTAATAACTTAATTTAAatcgagctagggcacaaatagcttctcaaaatacggggtgttacatttgGTTAAAGATATCACTGCAAACATGAAACAAactttcataaataaaaaatagtttttttttttaatacaatatCAAATTTAGTTGAGAATTTGAAGAGCTAACTGACAGTTCGTTAGTTGAGAAAAAATTGGAACTTCTACAAAAACAGGACTATGGCAAGAATGTTACATCTGATTACTAAAATAATGGGTTAAGAATGGTAATTATTAACAACTAATCAAGGTCTAAAATAATGCCCAACTGTGAAGGTTTGGATGAAGTTATGTAACAAAAGGGCCAAAACTTCACAGCAAAGAAACCTTTTAAGAATAGCAAAGGGTTGGGAAAATGTCAAAAATATGCATGCCTCTTGTGTGCTGTATGGATGTGTATAATCTAAGTCAATGACTTATCCCAAAAAATATGGCTGCAAATTTGGATGTTTTGTGGAAGCTGAGCTCAGTATATCAGCTTTATATCCAAATTCCCTAAAGAGAGTACTTTATTAGTTATTACAACATCTGCAAAAACTTGTGTGTGAACTGAGGAGATATGTTTTTTCTATGCCGTTTAATAAATATTCTATCGTTACGAATCCGGGTCAGATTTGACCCGGGAGCACGCAAGAATTTGTGTAAGCATATTtatctcaatctctacactagaGACCAACCCAAGGGCTAAACAACCATTTTCTCAAACCCGAGGAGGTTATCATAGAAAAGAACAGCAGACACAACAGAGAGCAGAGCCACAAACGCACAGAGCAGAGCTCAGACACAGAGTTATTCTTTCTTGTATTTTGCCATGTTAGTCCATATTCATCATCAATTCTCACTATTGATCTCTTTCGCTTGTTTCATATAATCAAAGTTGCAAAGTTGCAGTAGAAGAAGCAAAGTAGAAGGAAATGATGAAAATCGATGGAAGTTGCAGTGGTATTCATTATTTTATGAACAAAACAAACACAAGTGAGTTCTACTGGAACCAAGTGGGTAGAGTTAAGGTGGCAGAGTCGTTCCTAATAGCGGTGACCTCCGCCTTAACCGTAGCTAGTTGGCACTCGGCAACGTTCAACTGCTGGTGCAACACACTGACCATCCCGGCACAGCCGTAGACGGGATCTTTGATCCTGCAGTACGCCTCGTAGCACAACGTGTCAGCTGCTTGCGCCCGACAGTTCTCCGGAAGATCCTGTTTTTCTCCAAAATCAAATgagtaacacaaaatcatctATATGAATTGTATTACCTCAAGTATTTTGCCAACGTTGCTGGCGCCATAAATCTTGTGAACATAAGCAAAACGACGTGGATTGTTGGGTGGGAAATATGGAGCGAAAATGCAATCGGAGGGGCATCTCCTCCTCAAATGCTTGCACGCTGCACACCGGCTCCAATTCATCCCATCCAATATCAAATCTctcctttcaatttttttctctccAAAATATCCAACCTTAGATTTTGGTTTCTTGCTACATCTATTTGTACTCCAAAGATTACATCTTTTTAACGGCTATTACTATACAATTAAGGAAATACACTAATTAAATTCCCACTAAATCTCACATTCCATATACACCATAATTGCCTCAAATCATGGAATTACTCGCAAAGCACTGCTCCAGAGCTACCTTCCAGAGCTGTCGAATGTGTCAGTAGTCTGTCGGAGCTACCTTCCAGAGCTGACCTTCCAAGAGCTGACCTTCCAGAGCTGACCTTCCAAGAGCTGATCTTCCAAGAGCTGACCTTCCAGAGCTGACCTTCCAAGAGTGGACTTTCCAGAGCTTTGCTTTTGTAAGGTTGGTCAGAGCTAACCTTCCAAGAGCTGACCTTCCAGAGCTATGCTTTTGTAAGGTTGGTCAGAGCTGACCTTCCAGAGCTGACCTTCCAAGAGCTGACCTTCCAGAAATCGACCCTCCAGAGCTAACCCCCCAGAGCTGACCTTCCAATTTTTGTCTTCTTTACCTCTCCTTTGTACTTCCTTGGCAGGGCGTGTATAGCCCTCGGCGCACCTTGGCTGCTCCTCGCAAAGCCTTGGCTGGACCAGCTGAACCCGGCAGGAACAAGGTGGCGGTACCTCCTTTTTTCGGCACTAACTGACAAGACATGCCAAGAAGTCCCCACAAGAGATGGCCATTTCTTTCCACCACAATTCGGATTTCACAATTTTGTATCTTTTGAATGTTGCCACAAAATGTGTTTATGTTTCATGGCACCATCCAAATGCAAGGATGTGCCCCAAGTTTTTTGTACATCTTTTTttcgttatttattttatttagtattttcatcacaaaaaaaaaaacaactgaAATGACAGTAACACATTGACAACGTAAGCATACATGCAAATATCAGATAGGGTCATTAAATCAAAATCAATggataaatttgaaaattacagCGAAAAGATCAAGCACAGAACTTAAATGCCAACATTCAGGGCAGACAATTTTGTCAGCATACATGAACAATTCCATGCATAAAAAAGAAACTGACTGCAAATCCAAGATAAATTCAGGATCCAAAACCAGCAACCAGCAGGCAATACATCAGCTTATTGTCTAGTAAAACTAGATGCTAGAGAGCTTTTCAGAGTCTCAGACAAATCGAGTATTGATAACTAACTTCAGTATCTGTGCTCCATCTTCTCCTTTTCCAGGTACCACTGCACATACCTGCACCAAAAAATCCATCACTTTTGTCAATTCCCCAACGAAGAATCGGAGTAGttgaagattaaaaaaattagataaCAACGAAACAAAGATATTGTTTTTAGTTGGGGGAGGGGAATGGAGATTGGATGGACCCCGGTCTCTAACCCTTAAAGGGGcctttactttgaaggattagccttgatagataaaaatagtaaggttaatcCCTTGTTTATGTAGATGGATtgcaactttgggatatcccaaggcccttgattatttatgtcatttaagctaattttgcttAATTCTTATCCCATTCAAAGAATGAGATTGAagaaatcctactcttgagAATAAAAATACGCAATCATAGTATCATACATCTTATCAATTATGCAAAGTAAACACTCCTAAATGGGTAAGGAATACCAACTAGACTACATGTCTGCGGGATAACAAACCAAAGCTTTAGTACAAGAGATAATCGAAGGCAGATTACTGGCAATTTTGTCATTAGGACACAGAACTAACAAGGCCAAATAATGCTACTACATTATGCTCACAAAAGTCAAGAACTGGGGTTCTGTCGTGCAATGTTGATAACATCATGCCATATATAACATAGAATGAGGAAGCCGGGTAGCGGGCGAAATGAGTGGACTGAGAAGCCAGTGTTTGactcttttgtttatttttcctgcttgtttttattttgtctAAGTGTGCTTCAAATTCCCATGTTCCCTGTTAAATGCTGTGACAATTGTTCTGTAAGCATTCAGGTATTTGGTGATGAAAAGCCAATTCAACCAGCCTCCATCTTAGCAAAACTAAATTCAACTCCACTTTCGAATCTATCACAAAATAAGAGACAATGAAGGCCTACTCAATTGATAAGACACTTATCTTCCTAAGTTCATCCACTATGTGAGGGTTCGAGTCATCCCAGGAGAATGGAGAGTCATTATTGATCCTCTATTGAGAGAGGGGAAAAAAATCTATCACAAAATAAGAGAACCAAAAACTAAAGCAAAGCATCTCAAACTAGTAATCTTACTTCGCATGGAAGATTTGAAATAATGGATGAGAATTCAAGACTAACCAGGGGACCTAAGCTCCGAAGGATTCAAAATAGTCTTCATAGGTAACCTCCACAAACACCAATAATCACCAAAAACGGAATTTTGACTCCAGCATAAAcaagaaaatatatatgatGCATTAGAAACCCAAGCTCATCCACAAATATGTTGATGAAACTTGCAAAAATACAGCATGTGACTACTGTACCATGGCTGCCATATTTAATTACTATTTAAAACAGCAATTTTGTTTGTGAAGTTTTCAAGGTATATAATTTTGTGTCTTCAACAAATCACTCCCACACATAGGAATTGCGAGTCAACCACACAATCAGACATTTTTCAGCAAAAACTAGGAATAAATAGCATAATACGATCAAATTTAGATCATTCAAATTTCATAGTCATCCCTGTCAATGCAACAATCTATTCATTCACTAACAAACTGCAGTAATCTAACCCAAAATCAGAACAAGGCAGATCAGCCACAAATCCTAACAGAAAGCCACAAACAACTAAGAAGATCCAGCCTATGAATTAAAATTCTTACGAATAGGTGCCAACAAGCGGGCTGAGAAGGAGCGTGGCGCTGATCCAATTCTCGGAGATCTTGTGGGAGATCTTGCCGGACAAATCCTTCCAGAGGCCCGGCATCACCTTCTGCTGAAACGGCGACAGGGCGTACGTCACCGACTTCATCTTCACCGGTATTTTCCCCATATTGTCTCACTCTAGATATCTGCAGAGGTAATTAGGGTTTGAAGAAGTTTATGGTCAATTGAAGAAAATGGAATGGTCCGTGAGATCATTTGGGCTGTAATGGGCCTTAATCACTGGGTTTTGAGTTCTGGACTGCGGTGTCTGGGGTAATGGGTGATTGTAATGGGCCTTCACCATGAAACGAGCTGAAGGAAATTAGATCGGAGAtctatacaaaataaaaaacctaacaTCCAAATTCCACTAGCATCTAAGAATTCCAACCCAAAAATGCAAGCTACTTTTTCTAGGGAGAGAAGCAGCAGatcaagagagagaaagaaaattagCTACAGACCTTCAGTAACACAGAAACACACACGTCGCAATTAACCTTCTCTCACACAGTGCCAATCTAGAGAGAGATGCTGCTCAACCGGCCTCTGAGATGGCAATGAATCTAAGCTGCGAAGAagcggagagagagaaagagagagcggAGGTAGAATAGCGACCTTGAATTAACAAAAGTGAAATTATTGTAACGTGGAAAAActaatttaaagattaaaaaagtcttatgtataatttattgtttttccgTTTGGCTTTGAAATTATGAGGTTTATTATAGTTGCCCACTATCTCTGTGTGACCCAAGTTTTAACCGGGAGAAGCACAAGTCCAATTATATATGCTGagattaaattttttgaataaatttcaaattttcccCATTAAAactaaattgtgggtggccacaatgtggctacatagatttattgtaaataaaaatcaaaattcataaAACTTCACAAATAAAGAATTGGGTAAAGGTCACTTTCTGTCCCATCGTTTGAGCGAATTCTCAAAAATGTTTCATCCTAACGATAATATCAAAACGGTACCCAACGTATCACAAAAAATATCGTCCGTGTCCTGCAAAACAATTCCGATAATCGAAAACTTACATGAAATGCCAGAGTTACACCATGGCAAATCCACGTGGACTCTAGCTGTACTCACTTAAACATTTTGTAATTAACGCATGTATTTGACAAGAGTTACTTATTGGATTTGTCTTCCAGAAATTTGCTTTATCATTTCAAGTCTTTATACTTTAGAATGCTAacttgttttattattattattattattattattattattattattattatactttgATTTGCTGCATTTTTGTATATAGGTGTTGAtgtattattttcatttttatgtattccttatattaatatttaaaatttatgaaataatATGTCTTTTCTTTAGAGAAGATATTTAAAGACATTAAAACCCCATATGGTCGAGTCTTTCTTGTTTGTTACAAAATCGTCACTTCATCAATTAAAATACCTCGAGTTGCATTGAATGTATACACAAAtatgaaaacataaaaaaattatttgaaacaTATTCAGTAGATTGTTCACATTATTCGCATAACttgaaagtttattcagttTATAAATGCAATATGTTAAATTATTCAGATCGATTAAATATTCATTCATGAGAGTATGTATTTTGTCTCTGAAAGCGCTGCACTCTGGCATGTTGTCTCTGGAAGCTCTGGCTCTGGCGGGGTGTCTCTAGTAGCGAATCCGGTATGGGATTTGACCCGGGAGCACGCAAGAATTTGTGTATATACTGGAACAACACATAAGCTAACTGCATATTTCACTAAAATTATAGTGAATAGCTATTGAAAATTCATCGAATAACACTTTGTTATTAATCGAATAAGTAAAACAAGAAActgaataaattaactaatacaaCGAATACAGTATACATATGTACAATATAGTGAATATGTCACTATAAGATGtcgaataaaaatacaaattttctgaataaaaaacaaatatacAAATCCAATACTTCATATTGACATAACACAATTCGAGCACAAGCATCAACACAAGCATCGAGCTCAGAAACACCGCATACTGTAATGGAAGTATCCGGTATGGGATCCTTAGGGAAGGCTCCTACTTTCTTCAACATCTTCTTCGATGTGCAAGTTCTCTCACACAGAAAGATATTAAGAATACGAATTATTTTCGATCAGAATCAATAAAATTAAGAACAGATCCAGTAATAAGAATCAATAAAATTAAGAACATCCTCTTCGATGTGCATAGTCAGAAACAAATTGAGTTTATGATACCTTGATAGCCATAGTTCAACAGAGATTCACGAACGAAGATTTTGATAACCGTAGAAATATATAAGTCGCAATTGTTTCttccaaaaattaaattaaattaaattaaattgcaaGTACGGTGTTATACTTTATCACGACAGAAAA is a window encoding:
- the LOC130999607 gene encoding cytochrome b-c1 complex subunit 8-like, with translation MGKIPVKMKSVTYALSPFQQKVMPGLWKDLSGKISHKISENWISATLLLSPLVGTYSYVQWYLEKEKMEHRY